The DNA sequence TAAACTAAAATAATTTGAAAATCTTGTTTTATCTATAAGGAGGTGGTCAAAAGTTCCTGACTGCAAGATAGGTTGATAGTTTTGCAAAAGCCGGTGCTAATAGCCGTGAGAAGAACTACAATCATTTCCAGCTGCTCTGCTTCCTCTGGCTGCCGCTGCGGTGATGCCAGATCCTGCTCCTTGTCTCTTAACGAAGTCTTAAGGTAAATAGCAACATACCCCTGGGCATGCCCCAGCTTATATCTTGAGTTCTCTGTCGTTTTCTGAAACAATCCGCTTCCTTTATTTATGATGAAATACCAAAGAATTTAAGATGGAAAATTTAAGAATAGGCGTTATTGGTAACATTGGCGTAGGCAAGTCTACCTTAGTTGAAGCACTAAAATTACCACCGTTTTCTTTGGAGCTTCTTAACCACTTCCCATCGATTGATGGAGATGAGAGTGTTCATAGCTTCAAAGAGCATTTTAGTAACAATGTCCTCGATGCTTTTTATCAAGATCCCAAAAAACACGCGCTTATAGCTCAGCTAGAATTTTTCAATGGCCGTTTAAAAAGACAGTATGAAATAGAGCAAGCCCGCGGTATTGTATTAGAAGATAGAACCATTTTTGAAGATTATCATGTCTTTGGTAAAGCCCAAAAAATTATGGGACACATGAATGCTCTTGAATTTGAAGTATATCAAAATAATTACAATTTGATGATGCAAAAAATTGAAGAACCTACTCTGTTAGTTTATTTGAGAGCTGATGTGGATACGATTATGGGCCGTATTCAAAAGAGAGGTCGTGAGTGCGAGCGAAATATCCCTAGGCCTTATATTGAGTTGCTCAATAGTCTCTATGAGACCTTTATTTCTCGTCATACTTCAAGCCCTGTGTTGGTGATTGATGCTCGTCCACGCGCTGATTTAAATGCTTATCTTCGAGAAACAGTAGACAAAATTTCTCTTAAAATTAGAGAATTAGATTTGCGTGTATGTACACCTGGATTACAGTCTTGGGTGAGATTGCCTGAAACGGAAGCGGCAATTCGTGCAAGTGAGGCTGAACAACGGTTAGAAGAATATTTGAAGAAAAATAAAAAGCTTATCACTGTTTCAGGCAATGTCGGGTTAGGAAAGTCAACCGTCGCTGCGTTGATGCAGCGTAGTCTGCGTATTGATGCAATTTTTGAAAATCCAGAAAAAAATCCACTATTGAACTTATTTCTTAGAAATAAAAAAGAACACTGTTTCGACTTGCAATATCATTTTTTACAAATGCGTGCTGAACAACGTCGACGTGGCCTTAATAGCGCAACGAGTATGGTGAAAGATCGATCGTTAGCGGAAGACTTGCTGGTTTTCTGTCAGCATTTTCATCAGTCAGGTTATTTGACCGAGAATCAACTCGATCTGCTGAGTACGGAATTTCATAAAATTAATAAAGAACTTCCTTCCTCCGATCTGATGATAGTTTTGCAAGGTCGTCCAGAATTGGCGTGGAAACGCATTCAACAGCGCGGTCGGGCGATGGAGGTTGAAGGAGGGTGGGGGTTTTCAGATATTCAATCGTTGCATCGTTTTTATAGCAGTTATCCAGATGACGTTCGAAAGACAGGGTTTCATCAAAAACAAGTATTAGAGCTGAATGTCAACAAATTGGATTTAGCTAATCGCGTGCATATGGGATATATCTTCGAACAAGTCCTTGAAGCATTTAAACGCTAATGCGGGCGAATAAGAACAAGGCGGCCGTATGTCACGTCGTTTAGTAGGAGATGGAATTTTACTATTTGTTACTTTGTGCTGGGGTATTTCCTTTCCTTTAGTCGGAAATGCAGTCGCGACAGTCGACCCGTCTGTTTTTGTCATGGTGAGATTTATACTTGCGGCAGTTATTTTATTACCTTTTGTTGTTATGGAGATTAAAAAAGGAACAAAAAACGTGCTTTTGGCTGGAGTGGTACTGGGCGCTTTTAATACTGTAGTTTATGTTTCACAAACG is a window from the Gammaproteobacteria bacterium genome containing:
- a CDS encoding deoxynucleoside kinase, with product MENLRIGVIGNIGVGKSTLVEALKLPPFSLELLNHFPSIDGDESVHSFKEHFSNNVLDAFYQDPKKHALIAQLEFFNGRLKRQYEIEQARGIVLEDRTIFEDYHVFGKAQKIMGHMNALEFEVYQNNYNLMMQKIEEPTLLVYLRADVDTIMGRIQKRGRECERNIPRPYIELLNSLYETFISRHTSSPVLVIDARPRADLNAYLRETVDKISLKIRELDLRVCTPGLQSWVRLPETEAAIRASEAEQRLEEYLKKNKKLITVSGNVGLGKSTVAALMQRSLRIDAIFENPEKNPLLNLFLRNKKEHCFDLQYHFLQMRAEQRRRGLNSATSMVKDRSLAEDLLVFCQHFHQSGYLTENQLDLLSTEFHKINKELPSSDLMIVLQGRPELAWKRIQQRGRAMEVEGGWGFSDIQSLHRFYSSYPDDVRKTGFHQKQVLELNVNKLDLANRVHMGYIFEQVLEAFKR